The stretch of DNA ATTTGGGATTAATTGGTTTTGAGACATTGTTGTTAACTTCGTGAATTATTATTGAATAACGGTTCTAATTTCCTAAAATCCGTATTTATATTAGTAATACAAACTTCAGAATAACGCTATCTAATATTTCTCAATATTATTGTGATCTAATTATGTAGTAGcgtctaatctaatctaataagTTATTATCTAGTAATATATGGGAAATGAATAAATCGGAAATCAAGGCAAATTTAGGAAAGTAAGTATCTTAAGAAAAATCATTAAATAGACTAATAGTTTATTACTTTAATTTAGAAAGTATGAACAATTACGTAACTAATCAAGTTTGAGAAGATATTTTATTTATCTAAatgggtttttctaaaatgtgcccttagggcacatgatAATAAGCTAATTAGGGAAATATTGTTGAGAATAtatcactaattatggtaaatatgAGTTTCAACTCTAATTTAACATGATATATTCTCAACAATATTTCCCTAATTAGATTATTatcatgtgccctaagggcacattttagaaaaaccctaTCTAAATATATAAGTTTGATAAAATTAATGAAAACGTGAATTTAACGTTAAAATAACGGAAGTAGTAAAGTATATAGAAACCGTGGGAGTAGGTGAATAGTAATATTTATTGGGAAGGTAAGTAGTAATATTAACAACGGAAGTAGTAATGCGGCTTAAAATTTGATGATAAATTTTACTATATCTTATCATAATTTTAAAACATGTTACAAAAAAATATATTATCAACTTATTTTCTGTTGTTCTTCACTTTAGTAGTTACATATTACTAGAAATTATACAAGTTTGATATTCATAATGCACCCGGTAAGATAGTTTAAACAAGATCTCACCTGACCTATCTTTTCATCGACAAGAACGTCATTCTTTTTTAACATGTCAAATTTTATTTGCACGGAAAAGCCTTAACCATTTTAACAACTCAAATTTAGTTAAACGAGGAACGCCGCGCCAATCTTTTTTGTCCTTGttaaaaaaaattatcgattGGCAGCATAGTTTTTTTTCCGTATGAAACATAATAATCGTACCATGGAAGTAGAAATACAAATCAAGGCCCTGATTGACAAACAACAGAAGCAGATTCATGATAGCGGATAACGTTAGCAGAATACGGTTAGTAGGTTTGACTATCAAACAATCAGGAAAAACGTGTTTGTTAACAATAGCAGATTTTAAGATAATTAAAATGATTTCATGAATAAAGTGAATATGCTAATGGAATATGCTGCTCTTAGAAGCATATTCAAAAACAGTAGATTCTGACCAATATGCTATCAAAATACGCGTTTACCAAACACATGAAAATAGTAGATTACTTAGTCAAACTATTAATTAGGCAGAAATCTACTAATTTCGCTCAATATACTGTTTGCTATACAGGGCCTTAGACATCAATAGAGGGGAGGGGAATACAAACCTAAAACTCATAGATATACTTGATACTCCATATTATAACCTTGCATTGGAAATAAGAAATACCATAACAAAAGGATTTCCATAATAACAAAATTCATTACTGCCCCAGTCATCATTTATAATCCTTAAAATGAatataaaaagtaaacaaataattgagacggaaaCAGTATGCTATAAGACTCCATAATGTTAAGAATTAAGATGAAGGGTCCATCACATGGCCAATGAAGAGAACAACACCACTAATATCTTCTCTAATCATAAACATAAACGGATGATCCGCCACAAAGGTTTGAGGCATATTAGAACAGGAAGTCGGAATAACTAAATTAGCAACCGTAACAGCAGCAGCTTCAGTTCCTTCCTCGTTCACTTCAATAAACGATTTTTGAAAAATATTCGAAACATAAAGTTCATCACTTGTAAAAGGGTCTACTAGCATCTCAGTAAGACCACCCGGTATAAACGGGTGCTCAACCCCTAAACTCTTAAGAACATCAGTCGCTTCAAACCCGAATGAAATCTTGAATTTCGGAAGCTTGAAATCCCACATAAGAACTTTTTTATCACTTGGAAGATGTTCTTCTAGGAACCCGGGTTGCGAGCTGAATTTCTCCATTAAGCTAGGCAACCCGTCTATTTCATTTGGTAGGAAGACGTACATGGAAAATTGTCGGTTTATGTCTTTGCCTTGCTTATAAAGAAGGCGTAGGACTTTAAAGTCACCGAAAGAGCGTACGAATTGTTTTTCGTAACTTCTCATGAAGGGTACTTGAATTGAATCGCCATTGAGAAGATGGAAGTCGAATGATTTTGTTTT from Silene latifolia isolate original U9 population chromosome 10, ASM4854445v1, whole genome shotgun sequence encodes:
- the LOC141607019 gene encoding serpin-ZX-like, whose amino-acid sequence is MSRQPLIPRQNDVFMKLAHQVSSTIAKEHNLVFSPLSLHVVLSLIAAGSSGVTLDELLEFLKSETIDDLNKLSSIIASNVVADGSSLGGPELQFANGVWVSMDLPLKPSFVDVVHGVYKAVVKNVDFVNQARKVTSEVNSWAENHTKGLIKEVLPKHVITVETKLILANALYFKGSWDIKFDATKTKSFDFHLLNGDSIQVPFMRSYEKQFVRSFGDFKVLRLLYKQGKDINRQFSMYVFLPNEIDGLPSLMEKFSSQPGFLEEHLPSDKKVLMWDFKLPKFKISFGFEATDVLKSLGVEHPFIPGGLTEMLVDPFTSDELYVSNIFQKSFIEVNEEGTEAAAVTVANLVIPTSCSNMPQTFVADHPFMFMIREDISGVVLFIGHVMDPSS